The proteins below come from a single Mya arenaria isolate MELC-2E11 chromosome 6, ASM2691426v1 genomic window:
- the LOC128237056 gene encoding uncharacterized protein LOC128237056, translating to MCFTSKILVFVITDYLITSLIIGMSVAILKDENDDVHHSGEALSTMEQALSGMSVDILKDENDDVHHSGEFLSTMEPALSVAILKDDDDDYSGDFISSMDPALSASLKID from the exons ATGTGTTTTACGAGCAAAATACTGGTTTTCGTCATTACGGACTATTTGATTACTTCTTTAATCATTG GGATGTCAGTTGCAATTTTGAAAGATGAAAACGACGATGTTCATCATTCCGGAGAAGCTTTATCAACTATGGAGCAAGCGTTATCAG GGATGTCAGTTGATATTTTGAAAGATGAAAACGACGATGTTCATCATTCTGGGGAATTTTTATCAACTATGGAGCCAGCGTTATCAG tcgCAATATTGaaagacgatgatgatgattattctGGAGATTTTATTTCATCGATGGATCCAGCGTTATCAG catcactcaaaattgattaG
- the LOC128237057 gene encoding adhesion G protein-coupled receptor L3-like has product MSYFSMLTNYLGPSSCAAFLENGREWPVALDGQIALQRCRDGYQGDMYRRCQNGIYLNLVNNCTRRAIQDLHAQVLNGFLNTTEALSRLKQETTILTTANENLLTAGDLQNIIQILDKVIKDIEVNSATIVNDTDCFFEVTNNILDGNLTRSWRSLINDNGVGADSVINTIDRFISKVVNSSHENWNKTFDKPNMFIEIGQVDTCKIIRFPSAANTTDQIVVGCGQEIGNKVFSGGLFKNMSGMLPTTSNDIDSLNSSINGPVLCFSFHGHHHKTENVRISFHVFDRNLTDPSCSFWKTNQSGKGLWSTDGCSLEQFNKESGTVSCHCNHLTNFAVLMSPASTSETETVHHRRLGVLSIVGCSISIIGLFLTITTYVYFWRAVHSPRSVLLVNLCTVLLLAYILFLTGVNSTSHHALCTSIAVLLHYIFLAAFFLMLSEGCLIAQMVLRPFDKRVVLKTLLGISYGILTIN; this is encoded by the exons ATGAGTTATTTTAGTATGTTAACGAACTATTTAGGACCAAGCTCATGTGCTGCTTTCCTCGAAAACGGCAGAGAATGGCCGGTAGCTCTTGACGGACAAATAGCTCTGCAAAGATGCCGTGACGGATACCAAG GCGATATGTATCGTCGTTGTCAAAATGGCATTTATCTGAACCTCGTTAACAATTGCACACGGAGAGCGATACAAGATTTACACGCTCAG GTGTTAAATGGATTCCTCAATACCACAGAGGCTTTGTCGAGGTTAAAGCAGGAAACAACTATATTGACGACAGCTAACGAGAACTTACTAACAGCGGGCGATCTACAGAATATTATCCAGATCCTTGATAAAGTCATTAAAGACATCGAAGTCAATTCTGCCACAATCGTGAACGACACTGAT TGTTTTTTCGAAGTTACGAATAATATACTGGATGGAAATTTGACACGTTCATGGAGAAGTTTGATTAATGAC AATGGAGTTGGTGCTGACTCAGTAATAAACACAATCGACCGGTTTATTTCGAAAGTTGTGAACTCGTCTCACGAGAATTGGAACAAGACGTTCGACAAGCCTAACATGT ttATAGAAATAGGGCAAGTTGACACATGTAAAATCATTAGATTTCCGTCTGCTGCCAATACGACCGATCAAATCGTCGTCGGCTGTGGACAAG AAATAGGTAATAAAGTATTTAGCGGTggcttgtttaaaaacatgtcgGGAATGTTGCCTACCACTTCAAACGATATCGACTC GTTAAACAGTTCAATCAACGGACCGGTCTTGTGCTTTAGTTTTCACGGACACCACCACAAGACTGAGAACGTCAGAATAAGCTTCCATGTATTTGAT AGGAATCTAACAGATCCGTCCTGTTCATTCTGGAAAACAAATCAAAG CGGAAAAGGCCTTTGGTCTACTGATGGATGCAGTTTGGaacaatttaacaaagaaaGTGGAACCGTGTCCTGTCATTGTAACCACCTGACAAATTTTGCTGTTCTTATGAGCCCCGCCAGTACCTCTGAAACG GAAACTGTTCACCATCGCCGCCTTGGAGTTTTGTCAATTGTGGGATGCAGTATATCTATAATTGGCTTGTTTCTTACAATTACGACCTATGTGTACTTCTGGAg GGCTGTACATTCGCCGAGGTCAGTTTTGCTTGTCAACCTGTGTACGGTTCTACTTCTGGCTTACATCCTGTTTCTGACGGGGGTGAACAGCACTTCACATCAT GCCTTGTGCACGTCCATTGCTGTTCTGCTCCACTACATATTTTTGGCTGCCTTTTTCTTGATGCTATCGGAAGGATGTTTAATTGCACAGATGGTGCTCAGACCCTTTGACAAAAGGGtcgttttaaaaacattgctTGGAATTTCTTACGGTATTTTAACTATAAATTAA